ATTTAattcaaatccaatttttttttctgatcttgaccttgctgtttgttttcttgccagttttttaaaatagcaaataattttgtttccatttcctcTTCATGCATAGGTTATAATTTATATCTGCAGAACAGAAAAACCACCACCTTTACAACAACcttcatttattaaaacatctttgggaaacaaagggttattCATTACAGGGTGAGGTGCAAGTACCCATAACTCGTCTTGGTTTCAGTGGGAAGCCAGGGCTTTCACACAAGCTTGCCGAAGTGGATTCAGTACACCCATCACGTTAGTAAATGAGAATTTCCTATAGCAAATAAGGATTGCCTAGGTGAatgaagttgtcataaatataaacggaagggtaaacacctttaaatccctcctgggcagagaaaaaaccctttcacctgtaaagggttaagaagctaggataacctcgctggcacctgaccaaaatgacccatgaggagacaagatactttcaaaggggggggtgggaggagaagagagaaacaaagggttctctctgtctgtgtgatgcttttgccaggaacagaaaagggaTGGAGTCTTataacttagtaagtaatctagctagatatgtgttagattctgttttgtttaaatggctgataaaatgagctgtgctgaatggaatgtatattcctgtttttgtgtctttttgtaacttaaggttttgcctagagggattctctatgttttgaatctgattaccctgtaaggtatttaccatcctgattttacagaggtgattcttttactttttttcttcaattaaaattcttcttctaagaacctgattgttttttcattgttcttaagatccaagggtttggctctgtgttcacctatgcaaattggtgagaatttttatcaagccttccctaggaaagggggtgtagggtttgggaggattttgggggggaaagatgtttccaagcaggctctttcccggttatatatatttgttagatgcttggtggtggcagcaataaagtccaagggcaaaaggtaaaatagcttgtaccttggggaagttttaacctaaactggtaaaaataagcttagggggtttttcatgcaggtctccacatctgtatcttagagttcagagtggggaaggaaccttgacagaggtgtTCACCCTCTTTCCCACTGTCTGGATGAGATTAGGGCATGGATGAGCACAAGGTGAATGAGACTCAATGTAGATTAAAATTAAGGGGATTGTGGGAGGCTGGGGGAAGCTGCTGGAATATTTGACAGACCTATCAGCCTCTTGACCTGGTTCCCAGATCTGGTTAGATTTCCAGCTGCTTTTAAAAGATCTGATAGCAAGGATAATGAAGACTGCTTTTCCAGTAGCCCCTGACTGCAATGCACAACCTGCTCTGGAAGTGAAGCCAGAGCAGCTCAGTTGAGAGGATTGTCTTGCTGTTAACACAGAGCCCCAGTGCTCCATTAAGCACACTATCTAGGAGTTTCCAGTTGGAGTTTCAGGTGGTGATACTGACTTTTAGAGCCCTAATGGCCTGGCACTTTCCTACCTGAGAGATCACATCTCTTCCCATGTGACTGTCACAGCTGCATTGGGCAGAccctccagctgctgctccctTGGAATAAGAGAAGGAACTGTCAGCAGAGTTGTCTGCCTTGTATTCATCACCTGGCCACTGCTGCCATTAGTCCAACACCACCAGAATGTGTTGTTTTGGACGGCCCTTTGAAAAGGCTGAGATGGCAAAAGATGTGTGTGTTGCTTTGTTAAAGATCAGAGAAACGGAATAATTTTGATTCACTAATGTGTGGTTGCTGATGGGCTACTGGATGGTGTGGTGGATTGGTGGCTGGTTTTGTGCAAGGATTTGAATTGCATTTTTACTTGGCGGTATTGGACAGTTTGGGACAGGAGgggaagtttttatttttaaacaaacacagcATTAACAGGAAAATGAATCACAGTATAAAATCTTAATTTTCTATAGCCAATTCAGAAATAAGTGCTGCTAGGTCTTCTTCCCTGTGGGCAAAAAGATTATCTGTGGTTGGCTGTTCTTTCCCACAGCAGCCAGTTATGTAGCATACATTTTAAATCTGTGAGATAAGGTAACAGTTCCATATTTTCTTGTGACAGTGATGCCTTGATTTTACTTTGTAAATCACCATATACATTTGACCTTATAAACATTTTCCATAACATCAATTCCAGCATTTAAAAGAACTATTTTTACATTCCTGATGAGTAGGTTCTAGGTAACATTCACACATACACCTCAAACTCAAAACCAACCCAGACCTACAGGATGCAGAAAGTAATTTTATTTAGACAAAGGGCTCAAGTTATTTGATCTGCACAATGATTATTTCATGCAATTTCTCTACTGAACAAGTCcgatcattttaaaaataagaaatcaaTACACATGGctggttcctggcagctgggccacACTTCGCTGGCTATGGGCATGACTCTTCACTGCACTTAACTCAGGCTGTTACCTGGCTTTTAGCCCaattctcccctcccacctgggTTTATATGAGCTTTGAATTTCATTACTAGTGAGTTGGCACTGGATCAGCCTTCCTGTTCATTTCACTTTTATGAACATTTGCATACTTTATGTAATGGCAGCTGAGCTGCCCATATTAATTTTTTAAGAGTAGTTAGTTTTTACACTACACATTGGTGAGAGACTGACTGGAAAACAACAAAGAGGTAGGACATTGCATCCAAACCTTTGAATAAAGTCTCAAACTCTTAAAAGCAATAAAAGCACTAGCAGATAACTAAATGGATATGCATACTACAACACTACACAGCATCACACTCCCCTTACACAACACAAGGATGTGGGCACATACATCTCTTATTTCCATTGTTTGCATGGCCCCAGTCCCTGTTATCATAGGCCACTTTCTGGTTTCCTGTACTGGGCCTGTAAACCAGCACCATCTTGAGCCCACTCGCAGTGAAAGCTCTCACCCTTATCCTCGCAGATGTTGTGTAGTGGGCAGCGTGCCCGGATAAGATGAATGGTGTTGAGCACAGTGTCATCTAAATGACTTTACAGGCCTCACCATCTTGTTTTGCTGGTCAAATGTACATTTCActgccatctgcagctgctcagtGTGTAGTTAACCCTTCTTCTGCCAGGTGCTCTTCCATCAGGGTATGGACACACTCTCAGTGCATCCTCTTGCTGCTCAGGAATGAACACACAGCAATCAAGTAGTATCCTTTACAATTGTCATTCATGTGCATTGTGTGGCGGGCAGACTATGGGCACAATTGTGCCATGGGAATCCCAGCATGTTTTGGGAGCCCCATTCACTCAAAGCCATCTATTATTTTAGGTATATTAGCTATGTCCACCATCTGTGACTAAATCACAGCAAACTGCCTCCAACTTCCATCCCCAAAGCACCACTAGTTGGTTTGTCAACAGGAAACTAGTTAGCCACTGATCTGTAACAGGCTGGGgcagccagcttccagatggcaataGCAACCTGCATCTGTGTCCTGGCAATTGAGCATCAGGCAAGTTCCTCACACAGTTTCAAGAAGGTGGTCTTCCTCAGTCATCGCAGGTGTACGTGATCACATGGTGCTACTCCTCTGTACTTTTCACAGCTATTGCTATTTGCCTCAAGGTTCCAGAACTTTACTGATTTAAACAATCAAGCTGTTTCATGCACTCAGGGCTCACACCCTTCTGCCACACAAGCCTCTCTCCCAAGCCTCTGGCATCTAGTTCTCCAAAATCTATTGACTGGTTGTAGAAAAACTCACATTTTTGAGGTTAAGAGCTGGTCTACATAGGGAAATTTACTGGCCTTTATACCACTCTACCTATCCTGGTTTAAATTCCCCGTGTggacacttattccagaataaaagtgtgCATGCAGATAAGCCCTAAATGAGACAGACAAGTCTTCACAGAGCCTGGAACCATAGCTCTAACATGTGGACTACCCCATTTATCTTAGTGAAGCATTAACTCAGTGATGATAATTTAGATGTCAACCTTGCTAACCATTCCAGTCCTCATACAACAGAGGAAGGGAAGGATCACAGATCTGCACAATTTACCATGAGGTCTCATTCTGGTGCCCCAAGAATATAGCATTTGGGAGATAccacttattttttcccctctccaaatCATGGAACCAAGCCCAAGAAGcccaggagagagtccaaagaccACTCAGGATCATATTTTGAATGTATGTACAATTTTCTGTGAGCAGTGTCTCATTTTGGTCACCTGCCTAGGAAGAACTTATTGTGGGGGCAGAAAGTGGAAGAGTACCAtcaccttttcccccctcccactgtGACCCCTGCCTGAACTCCATGCTTATATAAAATCAGAAGCTCCCAGAAGTGGATCTGGAAAGGTTGGGGGATGTGGCCTTTCTGTAGCAAGACAGTGACTATGAAGAGGATAAAAGCTAAGTAGCTTCCATCACCGAGAAGTGTTTCCTTTACAGCACACTGTACGAGAACTGCCTAGACAGTACACTCCTGCTGAAGCTCCTGATATTGCCACAGCTATTGCCTTCACAATTTCTTTGCAAAAGGAATATTTCAAAATCATTACCTGCCAATACATGCTCAGTTTAGCTCCAGCCCTATAAACTGAAACTTTGCATTAAACATGGCATCCTGCAAAAGCTAAGTCCCACTAAAACACACAATAGGGTGAGCATTCTATCTTAGCAACCCGTTAATAAAGATTACCATACAATTAATAACATGAGCAATATATACCAGTGTTTCTCAAGTGTGGCCACCATTGctgcatgcagccaccaggggcttttcttacAGTTCAGCCTCCTGGGCTTTGACTGTGGGGAGTGGAACAGGGCCCCCCCCAGTGCTCTTGGATGCACCtccttggtgttggttgctggggctgACAGCAGGGGTTGGGCTCTGCCCTCTGGAGCACAatactggaggagcaggcagctggtgagttcaCTAGGGGCTCTGGATTTGGGCTCCAGTCCTGGGTTCCGACTGTGCAGCAGGGGGCCCCAGGTTCTTGCCATGTGCCTTTGGGCTCTGTCCCCCAGCCAGGGGCTTCAGAACCtaacccctgctgcctcccccggcCACCCACCCACACCATTGCCCCCGCCAACCCcctcatccagggcttaatttgtccccaggatTGCTGGAGCTAAGTCCACTGTGAAAAGTGATGATACTTGTATGTTAAGATCACGTTTCACAACAGATTTACatgctagcaataaataaattacaaatgatttggacatgtatatgtccatatttatttgtttttcttaaagctaatTACcgtaagtattttaggaaaaagcgTGAGAGCGACCATCAGCAACAgctggtggccgcactctgaggccaccaaataaTTTGTCTTGAGAACCCCCTATAGGCCATCATTAAGCAGTGGGTTAAATGTACTAAAGTTTATCTGCTCAACACAGGGGACTCAAAACAGCAGAGAGCCAGTCAGAAGTGATCTTTGCTCAGTGTCTCAAGGTTCCACTGTGTAATGCTGCACTCCATTACCAAAAAGTGTTCAGAACTTGTTCATACTGCATCTTAAATTCAAATTAAAGGCAGCTGAAGCAGTTCAAGAAGCAGGGTTTCTTTGGTGTGTTTTCTGATCCAAATGCAGAGGgactataaataattaaaataactgATTTGCCTTAACAGAAGAGATCAAAGTTCTAATGACTAAATGTCAAAGATGGGGAGAAATGCTGCTGACATGTATGTAGGTAAGGAAATAAAGTGCATAGAATTGTAATGCAAAAAATTTAATAGTTTTTCAGCCAAAGAAATGTCCAAAATATACAGGGTCACAGTTAATACAAAATACATAAATAACAGAACAGTATTGAAACAAATCGAGAAGCCTTTTTTTGCTGAACGGGACTGGTTTATACAAATAGGGCAGATGTCACCACAGCTTGTTGTATGGTAGTTATGAATTTGGATTAATATACTGATTCCCTGATGATCTCTTCATTCTGAACAAATGTTCAATGTTAAACTGATATTTAAATGATGACTGAAATAGACATCATGAAATTCAGTTACGGTTGCCTCCATCCTCCATTCTTAAATGTTAGGGAGGGGAGTGCGTGGatacagaaaggaaaacaaaaaaaggcacACTGTGGCATGAGTTGAGGCCAGAGATGCCAGCCTTTAAACTTCCTGGCTTTTGTCAGGGTGTAACATGACATTTATATTATATTACTTTAAGATGTAGGCTTTgagttcatttttcttttttaaagggaaagaacATTAGACACATCCACTACAGCTGTAGgtttttggcctttttttttttttttttaaaaaaaagactccaCCCATGAAACAGTGTTTGTGGGTCTAATCCCCTAGTTCTTAGACAGTTTCCCCAGCTTCTTTTGGAGTTATATACATTTTAAGAAGGCAGGATCAGCCTCTATTTTATTTTCCTATTAGTCTAGTTCACTTTGAAAGGACATAACTCTGGATGAAATAAATGCATACTAAGTAGATCAAAGCCATAGTTAAGCCGTGTCAGTGTGCTAATCATGAAAAAGGATTTACACAGCTAAAAAGCtgtaaaaattttgttttaaatgtctggTGCAAACAGTTATGTTTAACCTTAGGCTCTTTTAAATATCAATACTGCTTTTCAACAAAGGAAGGAAATAAAGCTTAAGACTAAAAGAACTTTTACCAAAAACAAAATCCACTTttgtaataattatttttaaattactttgtaGGCCAAAATCTTGTGCATCAAATTCCAGCacaaagtgattttaaaattgtcctgACACATGGCATTTATACCGTAATTATTAACTCAACTATCGATAATGGCACAAGTTGTTCTGCTCTGATGTAGTTGTATTCCAAGACTAGCTCTGTTTGTGAACTATGCAAGTACCTTTGGACCGATCATGAGACATGAAAATTATATCTTGAACTCTGACTTGAAAAACTAGAAATGGAAGTTACAAAGAGATACTATTCCAGAATACTGCTTAACATTTAGATGTGATTGATCAGTTGATACAAAAAATTTTCAGTACAGCACCTACTAAAAACAAAAGATTGAAAAGCTATGCAAAAATTCATGAAGTTCCATATGTTTGGTTCCCTGAGAAAAATGATTTAGAAAGTTCTTTGGAATGCAATTTGTATGATGAATACATATTAACCTGTTAGACAGCTAAAGAGATCATCTCCTATTTTTATGTAGGGGATCAGAATTTAAGTatacgattttttttttaaataaattaaaaggtaAACCTTAACTCCAAGACAATGCCATTGTGAATGAGAGCAAAGAGTGACCAAAAATAAACTAGATATATTAACTCATCCTCTAATGATTTAATGACAAACCAGGGATTACAATTATTCAACATCAAGAATCTTAAGAAGGTAACGTTTCTAGTGTTTTTGTTAGCTGTAGTTGTATCTGGTTAAACATACATTAGCCTGCATTTTACATTTGAATTTTAACACATGAGAATAGTGTTCCCTGAACGCATGctaacagggtgtgtgtgtgtgtgtgtgtgtgtgtgtgtgaattttaaCACATGAGAATAGTGTTCCCTGAACGCATGctaacagggtgtgtgtgtgtgtgtgtgtgtgtgtgtgtgtgtgtgtgtgtgtgtgtgtgtgtgtacacacacacacacacacacataccataACAGGAAAAATCCAAAGTTCTTAGCCGAGATGATAAATTCCAGAAGAGCAGACTTAGAAGTAGATAATGAAACAAAGTGTACAggaaaataatatataaaaactGCAACCACTTAATTTCCTTCCAGTTTGGAGTATATTAAATAAAGGAAAGGGTAGTAAAAGCTTCCCTTCAGCTCACACTGTGTAGGCACATACCACTTAGCAGAAGAGAGAAAGCTTATGGTGTTTTTACAAGCACTTCTGAACTgcatgcccccccccttttttttttttaaaaaaaagaaggttGTACCTTTCCCTCTCTATCCATTAATCTTCTATGAAAATTTTTCACCAGTACATTAACACCACAATGGGCGGGGGAAAGTGGGAGGGAACATTGAGGGAGTCAATAATTGGAAGGTTAAGTGGCAAGTGGGAGTACACACCACACTAACACCTGGGATCCCCACAACCCATCAAATAATTCATGGCTACACTGTGTTCCATTTTCCATTACAATCAGTGAAGGTAGATGCCATGGAATTATCATTTAGGTTGTCTCAGTTAAGTACATGTGAACAAAGCAAGTACTTTTGTTACATGAACAGTACCTACTCGAATACTTAGGGTATTTcagattgatttttaaaattagacgAGCTATATTTGAATCCCACCTACTAGGCAAACAAGATAATTAATTAGCTCAATCTTTCTACTTTAAACACACAATATTGAAGTGGGGTTGTGGAGGGTGTGTAGAATACTTGTCCAactgttttaataaaaattgttAAGTGGCACCTTCCAAAGTTACAAGTTTAATGTTCAACACTTGTCACATGACAAAAACATGAAAACGGTAAAAGTACATTGTAAAATGATTTTCAGAATGCACGATGAACCAGTTAATTGTGCTATTTTAAATAGGACTATCTTAACACATGCTACTCCAAGTCAGTGGTGAGTATATGTCTGAAAAATCAAACCTAGGTAATCCTTGCTCCCAATAAGACATCAGATTAAgccatttaaaattgtttttagaagaaataaaattttccatgaaaaaaatgaGAGACACACTCTACAGCCAAGCAACCCACTCTTCCATCCCAACACTCATGACCATAAACATTTACTACTGAAAGCACATCAGCCAGTGAACCCAATCACTTACATATCAAGTTATTCACAAATGTGTCTGTCTGCTAAGTCtatacttttgtttgcttgttttaagacaaatgcattttttccttttcttataaAGATGACTCAGGGCAACACGGGTAGATTTAGCCCTGAATTGCACATGATTTTTTACCTCTCTTCCTTCTTTCCACCTACACCTATCTTTACACAGATAGTAAGTCAAAGGCCTAAAGGATTTGTTGCTGTACACAGTTTCCTCTCATTTAGGATTTATCCAAGCATGTCTGCAAGCTCTCTCTCACACAAGGTGGAAGCGTTTTTAACAACCTTTCTTCTACAATTAGACAACTCCGTTTCAGAGACTGACATTCTTCTAGTTCAGCGGGAAGCGATTCAAGGTAGTTCCCAATCAGCTCTAGCTGAACAAGGTTCAACAGTTGACCGACATGAGGAGACAAACTCGTCAGGCTGTTATGTCCCAGAAGTAAACATTGCAGCTTTTTGCACTGAAATAATCCATCTGGCAGTATCTCAATCTATGAAGAGGATGGAGGACATGCCAATTAAAGCTTGTTAACCTATACAGAAACTGCGTATTTTTCATTACCCAATGCACTTTTTACCCACAAAATGCTTTTAAATGAACAAAAGTAAATAAAGGACAATTTTGTATGCTATAAGTGATACAGTCAGGAGAAAGTCTACTTTCAATATTTAGATGAAAACAGTGCTGTGTGTATCTCTGGTTATGAATGTGACTAGGTGAGAAGTTTAATTCTTCACAGAACATCAAGGAAATCTAAAAATCAAATTGTTTTTCCTACTTATGCTCCTTCTTAAGAATTATGCTTAATAAATGACATTCCTTTGGCACCTCCTAAGAACCCCACAATCCTTTTGGCAAGGCAGGCAGAACTGCATCCATGCAGTACAGCGAGTACTCAGAGGCCTGGTCTGCTCTACAAAtactttaataatattttaatacagcTGTGAACAATCAAGTTAGATAAAACACTGTTGAACCCAACTGAACAGTCATTATAGACTAGGCCAACTTACACAGAATATCTGTGTCAACTACCTGATGTAGACCCTGCAtttaccagttttaaaaaaaataaaataaaaaaaaatcacttcccctctcagtTAACTGGGTTTACAATGCCATAAAGCTGGTGAGCTCTAGCAGGCCAGAGTCTTCAAGAAGAAACAGGGTAGACAAAAAATCAGAATTTATAAAGCTTAAAGTAATGTAAAAGTTCTACTTACATGGTTTTTTGTCAGAGCGAAGTACTGCAGATTTGTCAAATAACTGATTTCTTCCGGAATAGAAGTTAGTTTGTTATAGCTAAGATCCAAATAATGTAGCTTTTTACAAAGAAATAGCTGCAGtggaacatttttaatgttaTTGTAATTTAAGTACAGTTGTTCCAGGTTTGATAATGCACCGATCTGCACAGGGACATATGAAATGGTGTTGTGCCACAATTTTAAGCAAGATAGGTTCTTGAGATGTTGAAAGCTCATTATTTCTTCCACTGTTCTGAGATTATTCTCTTTTAAGTCTATTTCAGACAAATTGTTTAGGGTAAAAATAGAATGTGGAATGCGCTCTAAATCACAGGAGATCAACTCCAAGGTTCTCAGGTTTACCAACTTTTTCAAGTTATTTAGTACTACCAGTTTATTTCCCTCATTATTGATAGACAAGTTTTGCAGTGAAGGCAATAGGTCTGTAACCACCTGAGGTATACGGGAAAGGCTGTTCTTTAAGTAAATTGTTCTCAGATTCTTTAGATCCTGAAAGCCTTCATTGTATATAGAGTTGTGGTAATCTAGCACAAAACATCCTGTTAAACATAATTCCTTGAGGTTTTTTAGATGAAAGACCCAAAGTGGAATCCTTCCAATTTCACTGGATTTTAGACGCAGTGTTTTCAGATTTTCTTCTAGAAAGTTTAGTGCTGGGTAATCCACAGTTAATGACGAATGATAAATATTCATTTCTTTGAGATTGACTAACTGAGTCACTGTTGAAGGAAGCTTGGCTTCAGGAATGAGTTCCAAGCTTAGAACTTCTATTTCAGTCAGTTCAAAGACATTGTCTGGAAGACCAGTTAGCATGAAAAGATGAAGTTCCATCTTGTCCTGGGAATTTCGTATTAATttacttttcagtttttccactgaccacTGATTGTTAAGATTTATCTGTTTCAGTCGGTTTTCACTCAAATCAGATAGAAATATTGAGAATCGTTGTGAATAAAGTGGATCATACTGATCTGCTAAGTGAAGAATAAATGCAAAGTCATTCTTTACATCAGGGATATCACTGTAATTGCTTTTCTCTCTTAACTTCTCAAAAGAATATTGCTTAAGTGAACTTCTCAACATCCACCACAAACTGTACGTGCAGGTCAGGCCATAGAAGGTCACTAAAACAACATAAAATGAAGCTAATACTTTAAAAATTTCTGCAAGTGTATAAACACATTGGTACCTTTTGTAACCTGTAAAGGCTTGAACATCAATTACACAATCAATTTCAAGTGTAATAAAAGTTAAATAATAGGAGACataaatcattattattataaatacaaTGACTTTGATTATAATCTGTTTCATGTACACTCTATATATGACATCCTTCTCTTCAACATGTACTCTGAATCTTTTCACTTTTTCAAATATAGCTTTAGCTTGTTCCCCTTCTTTTTTGTCTAGAACACTCGAAGAGTTCTCTCTTCCAGTTGTTTCTAAACCAGGCTGTGCATACGGCAGAGACTGCCTGCTTGCCTCTGTATCCGTTGAACTCCCAGGTGATGAAAGCAATATTTTGGATTTGGATAGTGGCAGACTCTTCACAGACTGCTCAGCAACGGTTTCTGAGAGGGCTCGTGTTGTCCATGGAGAATCAAAACACTTGTGAAGAATGGCTACAAAGTGCTCAAGCCTTGAACTTGTGCTAGGATAGTAGAGCCAAAAGTTACTGCAAGCTGCAAAAATGAAAGTATGCAGAAGCACTAGATATGGGAAAAATTTGGCAAACCAATGAAGCTGTCTTTCGTAACACACTGCATCAATGTAGGAATACTGCTGCCGATGAAGATCATTCTGGATTCTCAAAGGGAGAATTATTTGTGTGGCAGAGCTAGAGGACACGTTAAGGTTCGTTTTAACCAAATCCCAAGGCACTGCACAATGACTGTCAAATTCTACCTTACAAGGAAGACAACACAACACTCTAGTTTGAGTGAGCTGGAGAGCCCCGGCCAGTACAGCGACTAGCAGCATAATCATGGTGAGGTAATACCAGAAGACATCCCACCATGGTTTTAATATGTGGTAGGATGACTGAGCGTCTGCTAAATATCTGAGTTCAGTTAGTGTAATCATGACTTTCACCTGTAGGACAGCAGCAactagagaagagaaagagaaagatccTTAGAACAAGTGCTCAAATCTATTTACTTAATATAATTGAACTACGCAATGCAGT
This window of the Eretmochelys imbricata isolate rEreImb1 chromosome 8, rEreImb1.hap1, whole genome shotgun sequence genome carries:
- the LRRC8B gene encoding volume-regulated anion channel subunit LRRC8B; this encodes MITLTELRYLADAQSSYHILKPWWDVFWYYLTMIMLLVAVLAGALQLTQTRVLCCLPCKVEFDSHCAVPWDLVKTNLNVSSSSATQIILPLRIQNDLHRQQYSYIDAVCYERQLHWFAKFFPYLVLLHTFIFAACSNFWLYYPSTSSRLEHFVAILHKCFDSPWTTRALSETVAEQSVKSLPLSKSKILLSSPGSSTDTEASRQSLPYAQPGLETTGRENSSSVLDKKEGEQAKAIFEKVKRFRVHVEEKDVIYRVYMKQIIIKVIVFIIIMIYVSYYLTFITLEIDCVIDVQAFTGYKRYQCVYTLAEIFKVLASFYVVLVTFYGLTCTYSLWWMLRSSLKQYSFEKLREKSNYSDIPDVKNDFAFILHLADQYDPLYSQRFSIFLSDLSENRLKQINLNNQWSVEKLKSKLIRNSQDKMELHLFMLTGLPDNVFELTEIEVLSLELIPEAKLPSTVTQLVNLKEMNIYHSSLTVDYPALNFLEENLKTLRLKSSEIGRIPLWVFHLKNLKELCLTGCFVLDYHNSIYNEGFQDLKNLRTIYLKNSLSRIPQVVTDLLPSLQNLSINNEGNKLVVLNNLKKLVNLRTLELISCDLERIPHSIFTLNNLSEIDLKENNLRTVEEIMSFQHLKNLSCLKLWHNTISYVPVQIGALSNLEQLYLNYNNIKNVPLQLFLCKKLHYLDLSYNKLTSIPEEISYLTNLQYFALTKNHIEILPDGLFQCKKLQCLLLGHNSLTSLSPHVGQLLNLVQLELIGNYLESLPAELEECQSLKRSCLIVEERLLKTLPPCVRESLQTCLDKS